A genomic segment from Klebsiella africana encodes:
- a CDS encoding YebG family protein, with product MAVEIKYVVIREGEEKMSFASKKEADAYDKMLDLAEVLNDWLVASPLEMDDIQRDTMAMWLAERKEALQHILRVGRLPEQETPAQDAPAPSATAETSPAGDDAVPAAKARKAKAA from the coding sequence ATGGCGGTTGAAATTAAATATGTAGTGATCCGCGAGGGTGAGGAAAAAATGTCTTTTGCCAGCAAAAAAGAGGCCGACGCTTACGACAAAATGCTCGATCTGGCAGAGGTGCTGAATGACTGGCTGGTGGCATCGCCGCTGGAGATGGATGACATCCAGCGCGATACCATGGCGATGTGGCTGGCAGAACGAAAAGAGGCGCTGCAGCATATTCTGCGGGTTGGCCGATTGCCGGAGCAAGAGACGCCCGCGCAGGACGCCCCCGCGCCGTCGGCTACCGCCGAGACCTCTCCGGCGGGTGATGACGCCGTGCCGGCGGCCAAAGCGCGCAAAGCCAAGGCGGCCTGA
- the yobA gene encoding CopC domain-containing protein YobA, with translation MRLFAGRALRLSVAFAGMLTAAGAFAHAHLQQQIPAAGAQLTAAPQTLTLSFSEGIEPAFSGVTITGPQQHVVATGKLTRHADNPAQVTVPLAETLLPGEYTVAWHVVSVDGHKTKGQYTFSVK, from the coding sequence ATGCGACTCTTCGCTGGACGCGCGTTGCGCCTCTCCGTTGCGTTTGCCGGTATGTTAACCGCGGCAGGCGCCTTCGCCCACGCGCATTTGCAACAGCAGATCCCCGCTGCCGGAGCTCAGCTGACAGCCGCCCCGCAGACGTTGACGCTCAGTTTCTCTGAAGGGATAGAACCCGCGTTCAGCGGCGTGACCATCACCGGTCCGCAACAGCACGTGGTCGCCACCGGAAAACTGACCCGTCATGCCGACAATCCTGCTCAAGTCACTGTGCCCCTGGCGGAAACCTTGCTGCCGGGGGAGTATACCGTGGCTTGGCATGTGGTCTCGGTGGATGGCCATAAAACCAAGGGGCAATACACCTTTAGCGTGAAGTAA
- the edd gene encoding phosphogluconate dehydratase codes for MNPTMLRVTNRIIERSRDTRAAYLARINQAKTDTVHRAQLACGNLAHGFAACQADDKASLKSMLRNNIAIITSYNDMLSAHQPYEHYPDIIRKALHSANAVGQVAGGVPAMCDGVTQGQDGMELSLLSREVIAMSAAIGLSHNMFDGALYLGVCDKIVPGLTMAALSFGHLPSVFIPSGPMASGLPNKEKVRIRQLYAEGKVDRMALLESEAASYHAPGTCTFYGTANTNQMVVEFMGMQLPGSSFVHPDAPLREALTAAAARQVTRMTGNGNEWMPLGKMFDEKVVVNGIVALLATGGSTNHTMHLVAMARAAGIIINWDDFSDLSDVVPLLARLYPNGPADINHFQAAGGVPVLVRELLKGGLLHEDVHTVAGFGLSRYTLEPWLNNGELDWREGATAPLDDQVIATFEKPFSRHGGTKVLSGNLGRAVMKTSAVPLENQVIEAPAVVFESQHDVLPAFEAGLLDKDCVVVVRHQGPKANGMPELHKLMPPLGVLLDRRFKIALVTDGRLSGASGKVPSAIHVTPEAYDGGLLAKVRDGDLIRVNGQTGELTLLVDDAELAARQPHIPDLSASRVGTGREMFGALREKLSGAEQGATCITF; via the coding sequence ATGAATCCGACAATGTTACGGGTAACAAATCGCATTATCGAACGGTCGCGTGACACCCGCGCGGCTTACCTCGCAAGGATTAACCAGGCCAAAACCGATACGGTGCATCGTGCGCAACTGGCCTGCGGCAATCTGGCTCACGGATTTGCGGCCTGCCAGGCTGACGACAAAGCCTCTCTGAAGAGCATGTTGCGCAACAACATTGCCATCATCACCTCCTACAACGACATGTTGTCCGCTCACCAGCCCTATGAACACTACCCGGATATCATCCGCAAAGCGCTGCACAGCGCCAATGCGGTCGGCCAGGTCGCTGGCGGCGTGCCGGCGATGTGCGACGGCGTAACGCAGGGACAGGACGGGATGGAGCTTTCACTTCTGAGCCGCGAGGTGATCGCTATGTCCGCCGCCATCGGCCTGTCGCATAACATGTTCGACGGGGCCCTGTATCTCGGGGTATGCGATAAAATTGTCCCCGGCCTGACCATGGCGGCGCTTTCATTCGGCCATCTGCCGTCGGTCTTTATTCCCTCCGGTCCGATGGCCAGCGGCCTGCCGAATAAAGAGAAGGTTCGCATTCGCCAGCTGTACGCGGAAGGTAAAGTTGACCGTATGGCGCTGCTGGAGTCCGAAGCCGCCTCATATCACGCGCCGGGGACCTGTACTTTCTACGGAACGGCGAACACCAACCAGATGGTGGTCGAATTTATGGGCATGCAGCTGCCGGGCTCGTCTTTTGTCCATCCGGATGCTCCGCTGCGGGAAGCGCTGACCGCCGCCGCTGCGCGCCAGGTTACGCGCATGACCGGCAATGGCAATGAGTGGATGCCGCTGGGGAAAATGTTTGACGAAAAAGTGGTGGTCAACGGCATCGTGGCGCTGCTGGCGACCGGTGGCTCCACTAACCACACCATGCACCTGGTGGCGATGGCCCGCGCGGCAGGGATCATCATTAACTGGGACGATTTCTCCGACCTGTCAGACGTGGTGCCGCTGCTGGCGCGCCTCTATCCCAACGGCCCGGCGGATATCAATCACTTCCAGGCGGCAGGCGGCGTTCCGGTACTGGTGCGCGAACTGCTAAAAGGTGGTCTGCTGCATGAAGACGTTCACACTGTGGCCGGCTTTGGTCTGTCGCGTTATACCCTGGAGCCGTGGCTCAACAACGGCGAGCTTGACTGGCGAGAAGGGGCGACAGCGCCGCTGGACGATCAGGTCATCGCGACCTTCGAGAAACCGTTCTCCCGTCACGGCGGCACCAAGGTGCTGAGCGGTAACCTCGGTCGTGCGGTGATGAAAACCTCGGCGGTCCCGCTTGAGAATCAGGTGATTGAAGCGCCGGCGGTGGTGTTCGAGAGCCAACATGACGTATTGCCGGCCTTTGAAGCGGGCCTGCTGGACAAAGATTGTGTGGTGGTAGTCCGTCATCAGGGGCCAAAAGCGAACGGGATGCCAGAATTACATAAACTTATGCCGCCACTTGGTGTATTATTGGACCGCCGTTTCAAAATAGCGCTGGTGACCGATGGCCGACTCTCTGGCGCCTCCGGTAAAGTCCCGTCAGCTATCCATGTCACGCCTGAAGCGTATGACGGTGGCTTGCTGGCGAAAGTGCGCGATGGCGATCTTATTCGCGTGAACGGGCAGACGGGGGAACTGACGCTGCTGGTGGATGATGCCGAACTGGCGGCGCGTCAGCCGCATATCCCTGACCTCAGCGCGTCGCGCGTGGGAACCGGTCGGGAGATGTTTGGGGCGCTGCGTGAGAAGCTCTCTGGCGCGGAGCAGGGCGCAACCTGCATCACTTTTTAA
- the ptrB gene encoding oligopeptidase B, which translates to MPPKAKRIPHAMTLHGDTRIDNYYWLRDDERARPDVLEYLQAENAYGKKVMDSQLSLQERLLKEIIDRIPQREVSAPYSKNGFRYRQVYEPGCEYAIYQRQSVLKEEWDEWEILLDANQRAAKSEFYTLGGLGIAPNNQLMAVAEDYLSRRQYGLRFCDLSNGEWYPEILENVTSGFAWSNDSRFVWYVRKHPTTLLPYQVWRHTVGSPAQSDVLVYEEKDETFYVSVHKTTSQQFVVIYLSSATTSEVLLLNAELPDAEPVCFLPRRKDHEYSLDHYQHAFYLRSNRDGKNFGLYRTVLRDEGQWTTLIPPRHDVMLEGFTLFTDWLVVEERQRGLTSLRQINRKTREVVGIAFDDPAYVTWLAYNPEPETSRLRYGYSSMTTPDTLFELDMDTGERRVIKQQEVKGLDTSCYQSEHLWVTARDGVEVPVSLVYHRDHFRKGSNPLLVYGYGSYGESIDADFSASRLSLLNRGFVYAIAHVRGGGELGQQWYEDGKFLCKKNTFNDYLDVCDALLAQGYGDPQLCYGMGGSAGGMLMGVAVNERPELFHGVIAQVPFVDVVTTMLDETIPLTTGEFEEWGNPQDETYYRYMKSYSPYDGVRAQAYPHMLVTTGLHDSQVQYWEPAKWVAKLRELKTDDNLLLLCTDMDSGHGGKSGRFKSYEGVALEYAFFIALAQGTLPGKAAV; encoded by the coding sequence ATGCCACCTAAAGCTAAACGGATCCCGCACGCCATGACCTTGCATGGCGATACACGCATCGATAACTATTACTGGCTGCGCGACGATGAGCGCGCGCGGCCTGACGTGCTGGAGTACCTGCAAGCGGAGAACGCTTACGGCAAGAAAGTGATGGATTCGCAGCTCAGCCTGCAGGAACGTCTGCTGAAAGAGATTATCGACCGTATTCCGCAGCGGGAAGTCTCTGCCCCCTACAGTAAAAACGGTTTTCGCTACCGTCAGGTGTATGAGCCGGGCTGCGAATATGCTATCTACCAGCGGCAGTCGGTGCTGAAAGAAGAGTGGGACGAGTGGGAGATCCTGCTCGATGCCAACCAGCGGGCGGCGAAGAGCGAATTCTACACGCTGGGTGGGCTGGGCATTGCGCCCAACAACCAGCTGATGGCGGTGGCGGAAGATTACCTTTCCCGTCGTCAGTATGGACTGCGCTTTTGCGACCTTAGCAACGGAGAGTGGTATCCGGAAATCCTCGAAAATGTCACCTCTGGCTTTGCCTGGAGCAACGATTCACGCTTTGTGTGGTATGTGCGTAAACATCCCACTACGCTGCTTCCTTATCAGGTCTGGCGCCACACCGTCGGCTCACCGGCGCAGAGCGACGTGCTGGTCTATGAGGAAAAAGATGAGACTTTCTATGTCAGCGTGCATAAAACCACCTCCCAGCAGTTCGTGGTGATTTATCTCTCCAGCGCTACCACCAGCGAAGTGCTGCTGCTCAACGCCGAACTGCCAGATGCCGAGCCGGTCTGCTTCCTGCCGCGGCGTAAAGATCACGAATACAGCCTCGATCATTATCAGCATGCCTTCTATCTGCGATCCAACCGGGACGGAAAGAATTTTGGTCTTTATCGTACCGTGCTGCGTGATGAAGGGCAGTGGACCACGCTGATCCCGCCGCGTCACGACGTGATGCTCGAAGGATTTACCCTGTTTACCGACTGGCTGGTCGTCGAAGAGCGCCAGCGTGGCCTGACCAGCCTGCGGCAAATTAACCGCAAGACCCGGGAGGTGGTGGGGATCGCCTTTGACGATCCGGCCTATGTCACCTGGCTTGCCTATAATCCGGAACCCGAAACGTCACGCCTGCGCTATGGCTATTCCTCCATGACCACGCCGGACACCCTTTTCGAACTGGATATGGATACCGGCGAGCGGCGGGTTATCAAGCAGCAGGAGGTGAAAGGGCTTGATACGAGCTGTTACCAGAGTGAACACCTGTGGGTGACCGCCCGCGATGGCGTCGAGGTTCCGGTATCGCTGGTCTACCATCGCGACCATTTCCGCAAAGGGAGCAACCCGCTGCTGGTCTATGGTTATGGCTCGTATGGCGAGAGTATTGATGCCGATTTCAGCGCCAGCCGGCTGAGCCTGCTCAACCGCGGCTTTGTCTACGCTATCGCCCACGTCCGCGGCGGCGGCGAGCTGGGTCAGCAATGGTATGAGGACGGTAAATTCCTGTGTAAGAAAAATACCTTCAACGACTATCTGGACGTCTGCGACGCGCTGCTGGCCCAGGGTTACGGCGATCCGCAGCTCTGCTATGGCATGGGGGGCAGTGCTGGCGGGATGCTGATGGGCGTGGCCGTGAATGAACGGCCAGAGCTGTTCCATGGCGTGATAGCCCAGGTGCCGTTCGTCGACGTGGTAACCACCATGCTGGATGAAACTATTCCTCTAACCACCGGGGAATTTGAAGAGTGGGGGAATCCGCAGGATGAGACCTATTATCGCTACATGAAAAGCTACAGTCCTTACGACGGTGTGCGGGCGCAGGCGTACCCGCATATGCTGGTGACCACCGGACTGCACGATTCCCAGGTGCAATACTGGGAGCCTGCCAAATGGGTGGCGAAACTGCGGGAACTGAAAACTGACGATAACCTACTGCTGCTTTGTACCGATATGGATTCCGGTCACGGTGGCAAATCCGGGCGCTTTAAAAGCTATGAAGGGGTGGCGCTGGAGTACGCCTTTTTCATCGCCCTGGCGCAGGGGACACTGCCGGGAAAAGCGGCAGTGTAA
- a CDS encoding DNA polymerase III subunit theta — translation MERNLAKISQDEMDKVNVDLAAAGVAFKERYNMPVVADLVEREQPAHLRDWFRERLIAHRLASVSLSRLPWEPKQK, via the coding sequence ATGGAAAGAAATCTGGCCAAAATTTCGCAAGATGAGATGGATAAAGTCAACGTCGATCTCGCGGCCGCCGGCGTCGCCTTTAAAGAGCGATACAATATGCCGGTGGTCGCTGATTTGGTCGAACGCGAGCAGCCTGCCCACTTGCGCGACTGGTTCCGGGAACGGCTGATCGCCCATCGACTGGCTTCCGTCTCCCTTTCCCGACTCCCCTGGGAGCCGAAACAGAAATAA
- the purT gene encoding formate-dependent phosphoribosylglycinamide formyltransferase → MTVLGTALRPAATKVMLLGSGELGKEVAIECQRLGIETIAVDRYPDAPAMQVAHRAHVINMLHGESLRALIEQEKPDYIVPEIEAIATDTLVELEQNGQKVVPTARAAKLTMNREGIRRLAAEELQLPTSRYRFADSEEGFRAAVTEIGLPCIVKPVMSSSGKGQSFIRSADQLGEAWRYAQQGGRAGAGRVIVEGVVNFDFEITLLTVSAVDGVHFCAPVGHRQEDGDYRESWQPQQMSDLALERAQTIARKVVLALGGYGLFGVELFVCGDEVIFSEVSPRPHDTGMVTLISQDLSEFALHVRAFLGLPVGAIRQYGPAASAVILPQLTSQNVRFGQLQSAVGAGLQLRLFGKPEIDGTRRLGVTLAVADSVEEAVARAKTAAAAVIVEG, encoded by the coding sequence ATGACTGTATTAGGCACCGCGCTGCGTCCGGCAGCCACCAAAGTTATGCTGTTAGGTTCCGGCGAGCTGGGCAAAGAGGTCGCTATTGAATGTCAGCGTTTGGGCATTGAAACCATCGCTGTCGACCGTTATCCCGATGCCCCGGCGATGCAGGTCGCCCACCGCGCCCACGTCATCAATATGCTGCACGGCGAGAGCCTGCGCGCCCTGATTGAACAGGAAAAACCCGATTACATCGTGCCGGAGATCGAAGCTATCGCTACCGATACCCTGGTCGAACTGGAACAGAACGGACAGAAAGTGGTCCCCACAGCTCGGGCGGCAAAGCTCACCATGAACCGCGAAGGCATTCGCCGCCTGGCGGCGGAAGAGCTGCAGCTCCCCACTTCCCGCTATCGTTTTGCCGACAGCGAAGAAGGCTTCCGCGCGGCGGTTACCGAAATCGGTTTGCCATGCATCGTCAAACCGGTGATGAGCTCCTCCGGCAAAGGCCAGAGTTTTATCCGTTCGGCTGACCAGCTAGGCGAAGCCTGGCGCTATGCGCAGCAGGGTGGCCGCGCCGGCGCCGGACGCGTGATTGTTGAAGGGGTGGTGAATTTCGATTTCGAAATTACCTTGCTCACCGTCAGCGCCGTCGATGGCGTGCATTTCTGCGCCCCGGTTGGTCATCGTCAGGAAGATGGTGATTATCGTGAATCCTGGCAGCCGCAGCAGATGAGCGACCTGGCCCTCGAGCGTGCCCAGACCATCGCCCGCAAGGTGGTGCTGGCGCTGGGAGGTTATGGCCTGTTTGGCGTGGAGCTGTTCGTATGTGGCGACGAGGTGATCTTCAGCGAAGTCTCCCCGCGGCCACACGACACCGGGATGGTGACGCTTATCTCGCAGGATCTCTCGGAATTCGCCCTGCATGTTCGCGCCTTCCTTGGACTGCCCGTCGGCGCTATCCGCCAGTATGGCCCGGCCGCCTCCGCGGTGATCCTTCCGCAGCTAACCAGCCAGAACGTCCGCTTTGGCCAGCTGCAGTCGGCCGTCGGAGCAGGTTTGCAGCTGCGTCTGTTCGGCAAGCCGGAGATTGACGGCACCCGCCGCCTGGGAGTGACCCTCGCCGTTGCCGATTCAGTCGAAGAGGCCGTGGCACGGGCTAAAACCGCTGCCGCGGCGGTCATTGTCGAAGGCTAA
- a CDS encoding bifunctional 4-hydroxy-2-oxoglutarate aldolase/2-dehydro-3-deoxy-phosphogluconate aldolase: MKNWKTTAEAILTSGPVVPVIVVKKLEHAVPMAKALVAGGVRVLEVTLRTECALEAIRAIAKEVPDAIVGAGTVTNVEQLKAVTEAGAQFAISPGLTESLLKAATEDGTIPLIPGISTVSELMLGMQYGLKEFKFFPAEANGGVKALQAIAGPFGHIRFCPTGGISPANYRDYLALNSVLCIGGSWLVPADALEAGDYDRITTLAREAVEGAK, from the coding sequence ATGAAAAACTGGAAAACAACAGCAGAAGCAATCCTCACCTCCGGTCCGGTTGTCCCGGTTATCGTAGTGAAAAAGCTGGAACACGCGGTACCGATGGCGAAAGCGCTGGTGGCGGGCGGCGTGCGCGTGCTGGAAGTCACCCTGCGCACCGAGTGCGCCCTGGAGGCGATCCGCGCGATTGCCAAAGAAGTGCCGGACGCGATTGTCGGCGCGGGCACGGTCACCAACGTCGAGCAGCTGAAAGCGGTAACGGAAGCTGGCGCGCAGTTTGCTATCAGCCCGGGTCTGACCGAATCCCTGCTGAAAGCGGCGACCGAAGACGGCACCATTCCGCTGATCCCGGGGATCAGCACGGTATCTGAGCTGATGTTGGGTATGCAGTATGGTCTGAAAGAGTTTAAATTCTTCCCGGCGGAAGCCAACGGCGGCGTGAAAGCCCTGCAGGCGATTGCAGGTCCGTTCGGTCACATTCGTTTCTGCCCGACCGGCGGTATCTCTCCGGCCAACTACCGTGACTACCTGGCGCTGAACAGCGTGCTGTGCATCGGCGGTTCCTGGCTGGTGCCAGCCGACGCGCTGGAGGCCGGCGACTACGATCGCATCACCACCCTGGCGCGTGAAGCGGTGGAAGGCGCGAAGTAA
- the exoX gene encoding exodeoxyribonuclease X, giving the protein MLRVIDTETCGLQGGIVEIASVDIVDGQITNPMSHLVRPDRPISPQAMAIHRITEEMVADKPWIEEIIPHYHGSPWYVAHNASFDRRVLPEMQGEWICTMKLARRLWPGIKYSNMGLYKSRKLNVTTPPGLHHHRALYDCYITAALLLDIINVSGWTPDEMADITGRPALLTTFTFGKYRGKAVAEIAENDPGYLRWLFNNLDRMSPELRLTLKHYLGE; this is encoded by the coding sequence ATGCTGCGCGTCATTGATACCGAAACCTGCGGCCTGCAGGGGGGCATCGTCGAAATCGCCTCGGTCGATATTGTCGACGGGCAAATCACCAATCCGATGAGCCATCTGGTGCGCCCCGATCGCCCCATCAGCCCGCAGGCGATGGCCATCCACCGTATAACGGAAGAGATGGTTGCCGATAAGCCGTGGATTGAGGAGATTATTCCGCACTATCATGGCAGCCCGTGGTATGTCGCGCACAACGCCAGCTTTGACCGCCGGGTGTTGCCGGAGATGCAGGGTGAGTGGATCTGCACGATGAAGCTGGCCCGACGCCTGTGGCCGGGAATCAAATACAGCAATATGGGGTTATATAAATCACGGAAACTAAACGTGACGACACCACCGGGGCTGCATCATCACCGCGCGCTGTATGACTGCTATATCACCGCCGCGCTGCTGCTGGATATCATCAACGTTTCCGGCTGGACGCCTGACGAAATGGCCGATATTACCGGTCGGCCGGCGCTGCTGACTACCTTTACCTTCGGCAAATATCGGGGTAAGGCCGTCGCCGAGATTGCTGAAAACGATCCAGGCTATCTGCGCTGGTTATTCAACAATCTCGACCGCATGAGCCCTGAACTGCGCCTGACGCTCAAGCACTATCTCGGGGAATAG
- the zwf gene encoding glucose-6-phosphate dehydrogenase, giving the protein MAVTQTAQACDLVIFGAKGDLARRKLLPSLYQLEKAGQIHADTRIIGVGRADWDKAAYTKVVREALETFMKEKIDEGLWDSLSGRLEFCNLDVNDTSGFTRLGEMLDQENRVTINYFAMPPSTFGAICKGLGEAKLNAKPARVVMEKPLGTSLETSREINDQVGEFFEECQVYRIDHYLGKETVLNLLALRFANSLFVNNWDCRTIDHVEITVAEEVGIEGRWGYFDQAGQMRDMIQNHLLQILCMIAMSPPSDLSADSIRDEKVKVLKSLRRIDRSNVREKTVRGQYTAGFAQGKKVPGYLEEEGANKTSNTETFVAIRVDIDNWRWAGVPFYLRTGKRLPTKCSEVVVYFKTPELNLFKETWQELPQNKLTIRLQPDEGVDIQVLNKVPGLDHKHNLQITKLDLSYSETFNQTHLADAYERLLLETMRGIQALFVRRDEVEEAWKWVDSITEAWAADRDAPKPYQAGTWGPVASVAMITRDGRSWNEFE; this is encoded by the coding sequence ATGGCGGTAACGCAAACGGCCCAGGCATGCGACCTGGTCATTTTCGGCGCGAAGGGCGACCTGGCGCGACGTAAATTGTTGCCTTCCCTGTATCAGCTTGAAAAAGCGGGCCAGATCCACGCTGACACCCGCATTATCGGCGTCGGCCGTGCCGACTGGGATAAAGCGGCTTACACCAAAGTCGTGCGTGAAGCGCTGGAAACCTTCATGAAAGAAAAAATTGATGAAGGTTTGTGGGATTCCCTGAGCGGACGCCTGGAGTTCTGTAATCTTGATGTCAATGACACCAGCGGCTTCACTCGCTTAGGCGAAATGCTGGATCAAGAGAACCGTGTCACTATCAACTATTTCGCCATGCCGCCGAGCACCTTTGGCGCAATTTGCAAAGGGCTGGGTGAAGCGAAGCTTAATGCCAAGCCTGCGCGCGTGGTGATGGAAAAACCGCTCGGCACCTCGCTGGAAACCTCTCGTGAGATTAACGATCAGGTCGGCGAGTTTTTCGAAGAGTGCCAGGTTTACCGTATCGACCACTATCTCGGTAAAGAGACGGTCCTCAACCTGCTGGCGCTGCGCTTTGCCAACTCTCTGTTCGTCAATAACTGGGACTGCCGCACCATCGATCACGTTGAAATCACCGTCGCAGAAGAGGTAGGTATTGAAGGGCGCTGGGGTTACTTCGACCAGGCCGGTCAGATGCGCGACATGATCCAGAACCACCTGCTGCAGATCCTGTGCATGATTGCCATGTCACCGCCGTCCGATCTCAGCGCCGACAGCATCCGTGATGAAAAGGTCAAGGTGCTGAAATCCCTGCGCCGTATTGACCGCTCCAACGTGCGCGAGAAAACCGTTCGCGGCCAGTATACCGCCGGCTTTGCCCAGGGCAAAAAAGTGCCTGGCTATCTCGAAGAGGAGGGGGCCAACAAGACCAGCAACACCGAAACCTTCGTGGCGATCCGCGTCGATATCGATAACTGGCGCTGGGCTGGCGTACCGTTCTATCTGCGCACCGGCAAACGTCTGCCAACCAAATGCTCTGAGGTAGTGGTTTACTTCAAAACCCCGGAGCTGAACCTGTTCAAAGAGACCTGGCAGGAACTGCCGCAGAACAAGCTGACCATTCGCCTGCAGCCGGACGAAGGGGTGGATATTCAGGTGCTGAACAAAGTGCCGGGCCTCGATCATAAACATAACCTGCAGATCACCAAGCTGGATCTGAGCTATTCCGAGACCTTTAACCAGACGCACCTGGCCGATGCCTATGAACGTCTGCTGCTGGAGACCATGCGTGGCATCCAGGCGCTGTTTGTTCGCCGCGACGAAGTAGAAGAGGCGTGGAAATGGGTTGATTCCATCACCGAAGCCTGGGCTGCTGACCGCGATGCGCCGAAACCGTATCAGGCCGGGACCTGGGGACCGGTTGCGTCGGTGGCGATGATCACCCGCGACGGTCGCTCGTGGAACGAATTTGAATAA
- a CDS encoding tellurite resistance TerB family protein, translating into MANWLNQLQSLLGQQGASPSGESSKGSGLLPGAIGGLAGLLVASKSSRKLLAKYGTSALLAGGGAVAGTVLWNKYQQKMRAQHTPAPAPVSETTAVPAEVDPRSVRLITALVFAAKSDGHIDDHERANIETQLRAANIDVQARVLIDQALAQPLDPQRLAEGIVDPQEALEIYYVSCAVIDIDHFMERSYLNALGDALALPKDVRADIEQDIQSQKQALSV; encoded by the coding sequence ATGGCTAACTGGCTAAATCAATTGCAGTCGCTGCTCGGGCAGCAGGGTGCGTCACCGTCCGGCGAGTCGTCAAAAGGGAGCGGCCTGCTGCCCGGCGCCATCGGTGGGCTGGCCGGATTGCTGGTAGCCAGCAAATCGTCACGCAAATTGTTGGCGAAATATGGCACCAGCGCGCTGCTGGCAGGCGGCGGGGCGGTGGCAGGCACGGTATTGTGGAACAAATATCAGCAAAAAATGCGCGCTCAGCACACGCCCGCACCCGCGCCTGTCTCTGAGACGACTGCGGTGCCGGCGGAAGTTGATCCGCGCAGCGTGCGGCTGATTACGGCCCTGGTATTTGCCGCGAAAAGCGACGGCCATATTGATGACCACGAGCGGGCGAATATTGAAACTCAGCTGCGGGCGGCCAACATTGACGTTCAGGCCCGGGTGCTAATTGACCAGGCGCTGGCCCAACCGCTGGATCCGCAGCGTCTGGCGGAGGGTATCGTTGACCCACAGGAGGCGCTGGAGATCTACTATGTCAGTTGCGCAGTGATTGATATCGACCACTTTATGGAGCGCAGCTATCTGAACGCGCTGGGAGACGCCCTGGCGCTGCCGAAAGATGTCCGGGCCGACATCGAACAGGATATCCAGTCACAAAAACAAGCGCTAAGCGTTTAA
- the copD gene encoding copper homeostasis membrane protein CopD, translating into MLIGLYITLRFGHFITLMLAFGCVLYGAWWAPVPLRRLLMQRFYPLLRPVMLIGSLSTVGLYLLQGGIMGDGWADVWQPAVWQAVAGTRFGGVWIWQILLAWIAFAVVWIRPRHGARQLVALLAAQLLLSAGVGHAAMHDGITGVLQRTNHALHLFCVASWFGGLLPFIYCLRLAQGRWRQAAIYTMARFSRYGHLAVAGTIASGVINALLIQGGVIGTSPWGRMLLIKCALVAGMVVIALVNRYVLVPRMSASGSRAESLILRTTQAEIGLGALALLAVSLFATWEPY; encoded by the coding sequence ATGCTGATCGGGCTCTATATCACGCTACGCTTTGGGCACTTTATCACCCTGATGCTGGCTTTTGGCTGCGTGCTGTATGGCGCCTGGTGGGCGCCGGTGCCGCTGCGGCGCCTGCTGATGCAGCGCTTTTACCCCCTGTTACGCCCGGTGATGTTGATCGGTTCGCTCTCAACGGTGGGGCTGTATTTGCTGCAGGGAGGCATAATGGGCGACGGCTGGGCGGATGTCTGGCAGCCCGCCGTCTGGCAGGCAGTAGCGGGTACCCGCTTTGGTGGGGTATGGATCTGGCAGATCCTGCTGGCATGGATCGCTTTCGCCGTGGTATGGATCCGTCCCCGTCATGGTGCCCGACAGCTGGTGGCGCTTCTGGCGGCCCAGCTGCTGCTTTCCGCCGGAGTAGGGCACGCCGCTATGCACGATGGTATCACCGGCGTACTGCAGCGGACCAATCATGCGTTGCACCTTTTCTGTGTTGCCAGCTGGTTCGGCGGCCTGTTGCCCTTTATTTATTGTCTGCGCCTTGCGCAGGGGCGCTGGCGTCAGGCTGCTATCTATACCATGGCGCGCTTTTCGCGCTACGGGCATCTGGCCGTCGCCGGCACGATTGCCAGCGGCGTGATCAATGCGCTGTTGATCCAGGGAGGAGTGATTGGCACCTCTCCCTGGGGACGTATGCTATTGATCAAATGTGCGCTGGTTGCCGGGATGGTGGTAATTGCGTTAGTGAACAGGTATGTTCTGGTACCGCGCATGTCGGCAAGCGGTTCGCGGGCGGAAAGCCTGATCCTGCGAACCACGCAGGCTGAAATAGGGCTGGGCGCGCTGGCGCTGTTGGCCGTCAGTCTGTTTGCCACCTGGGAACCTTATTGA